A single Flavobacterium sp. 1 DNA region contains:
- a CDS encoding alpha/beta fold hydrolase, with protein sequence MENLEKIDLFNFDLEIGKQKAYLPLFYHVFGRPLGTAPVVVVNHSLTGNSKVTGEKGWWSGIVGENKAIDTDYFTVIVFNIPGNGYDDNLDNLIDNYRDYSVRDIARIFWEGLFFLNVKNVYAIIGGSLGGAITWEMAALQPDKIDNLIPIATDWKATDWVIANVLIQDQILNHSDDPIVDARLHATLLYRTPEYVNQRFRRSKLDELSALKIENWLMDHGFKLKNRYRLAAYKLMNHLLKTIDITKNRSDFLTVANAIESNIHLITVDTDYLFIAEETRKTYRELTNKKQNVFYHQIQSIHGHDAYLIEFNQLADILKPIFSYHKNQLYASA encoded by the coding sequence ATGGAAAATTTAGAAAAAATAGATCTCTTTAATTTTGATTTAGAAATAGGAAAACAAAAGGCATATCTGCCTTTGTTTTATCACGTATTTGGGAGACCATTAGGGACTGCTCCCGTTGTAGTAGTGAATCATTCTTTGACAGGAAACTCTAAAGTTACTGGAGAAAAAGGATGGTGGAGCGGCATAGTCGGCGAAAATAAAGCAATTGATACTGATTATTTTACAGTAATAGTTTTTAATATTCCAGGAAATGGATATGATGATAATCTGGATAATTTGATAGACAATTATCGAGATTATAGTGTTCGAGACATAGCGAGAATCTTTTGGGAAGGCTTATTTTTCTTAAATGTAAAAAATGTATATGCCATAATTGGCGGTAGTTTAGGAGGAGCGATAACATGGGAAATGGCAGCGTTGCAGCCTGATAAAATTGATAATTTAATTCCAATTGCAACAGACTGGAAAGCTACGGATTGGGTTATAGCAAATGTCTTGATTCAAGATCAAATTCTAAATCACTCGGATGATCCAATCGTTGATGCCCGTCTGCATGCTACTTTACTGTATAGAACTCCAGAATATGTCAATCAAAGGTTTAGAAGAAGCAAATTAGATGAATTATCAGCTCTGAAAATTGAGAATTGGTTAATGGATCATGGTTTTAAATTGAAAAATAGATACCGATTGGCAGCTTATAAATTGATGAATCATCTGCTCAAAACAATTGATATCACCAAAAACAGGTCCGATTTTTTAACAGTGGCAAATGCTATTGAGAGCAATATTCATCTTATAACTGTCGATACAGATTATTTGTTTATTGCCGAAGAAACCCGTAAAACCTACAGAGAATTGACCAATAAAAAACAAAATGTTTTTTATCATCAAATTCAGTCCATTCATGGTCATGATGCATATTTGATTGAATTCAATCAGCTGGCTGATATTTTAAAGCCAATTTTTAGCTATCATAAAAACCAGCTTTATGCCAGCGCTTAG
- a CDS encoding sterol desaturase family protein, with protein sequence MKLNYIAFAVPFFAFFMLLEYYISVRKNKKLHHFNESIANLNIGIVERIADLLTTGTFFFIFSWLNANFSIFSIESTAVTWILLFLATDLLWYWYHRFGHTVNLFWASHIVHHQSDDFNYTAAARITVFQAFARGLFWCVLPIIGFNAQMITVLLLIHGTYPFFTHTQLVGKLGWLEYIIVTPSHHRVHHSSNPEYLDKNYGDMLIIWDKIFGTFIEETAEPKFGLTKSLGSYSFLWQHFHYVLELTVAFRMAKTIRQKLKVIFGGPNDIDGRIRLLLERKLSKKTVDIDIKYSKKLTNSIIAKTIVTMTILFLTILFSEFITAFTIFLITVFIVLSVIATGAMLDQKKWIFHLDFLRGIIIGYLSFSFFPNSFLHLVIILLGGLGVLFYQTIHSKYQNFLFST encoded by the coding sequence ATGAAATTAAATTATATAGCTTTTGCAGTTCCATTTTTTGCATTTTTTATGCTTTTGGAATACTATATTAGTGTAAGAAAAAATAAAAAACTTCATCATTTTAATGAAAGTATTGCCAATCTTAATATTGGAATTGTTGAGCGCATTGCTGATCTTTTAACTACGGGAACTTTTTTCTTTATTTTTTCTTGGCTGAATGCAAACTTCTCTATTTTTTCAATTGAATCCACTGCTGTGACTTGGATTCTTTTGTTTCTGGCTACAGATCTGCTTTGGTATTGGTATCACAGATTCGGGCATACGGTCAATCTTTTTTGGGCATCACATATTGTACATCATCAAAGTGACGATTTTAATTATACAGCTGCGGCTAGAATAACGGTTTTTCAGGCTTTTGCCAGAGGTTTGTTTTGGTGCGTGTTGCCTATTATTGGTTTTAATGCCCAGATGATTACTGTATTATTGCTAATTCATGGAACGTATCCTTTTTTTACTCATACACAGTTAGTGGGAAAACTGGGATGGCTGGAATATATTATTGTTACGCCGTCGCACCATAGAGTTCATCATAGCAGTAATCCAGAATATTTGGATAAAAATTATGGGGACATGTTAATTATTTGGGATAAAATTTTTGGAACTTTTATAGAAGAGACAGCTGAACCAAAATTTGGATTGACTAAGTCATTAGGGAGTTATAGTTTTTTATGGCAGCATTTTCATTATGTTTTGGAATTAACAGTAGCCTTTAGAATGGCCAAAACAATCAGACAAAAACTGAAAGTAATTTTTGGAGGTCCAAATGATATCGATGGAAGAATACGGTTGCTTCTGGAAAGAAAGCTTTCTAAAAAAACAGTTGATATTGATATTAAATATTCAAAGAAACTGACAAATTCAATTATTGCAAAGACAATTGTAACAATGACTATATTGTTTTTAACAATTCTCTTTTCAGAATTTATAACTGCTTTTACTATTTTTTTAATAACTGTCTTTATTGTTTTGAGCGTAATTGCTACTGGAGCTATGCTAGATCAAAAGAAATGGATTTTTCATTTGGATTTTTTAAGGGGTATTATAATTGGTTATTTGAGTTTTTCCTTTTTCCCAAATTCATTTTTGCATTTAGTTATAATATTGTTAGGCGGATTAGGAGTTTTATTTTACCAGACAATACACTCAAAGTATCAGAATTTCCTGTTTTCGACATAG
- a CDS encoding O-acetylhomoserine aminocarboxypropyltransferase/cysteine synthase family protein, translating into MSSNKFATDALHAGHDVTKHAGTRAVPIYQTTSYVFNNSEHAANLFGLAESGFIYTRLNNPTNDILEQRLAALEGGIGAVVTASGTAAIATSLLVLLKTGDHIVASNSLYGGTYNLLSATLPRLGITTTFVDPSDPANFTKAAKENTRVFFAESLGNPKLDVLDLKAISAEAKSFKVPFIVDNTVPSPYLLNPIEHGANIVIHSLTKYIAGNGTSLGGVVIDAGTFDWSSGKFPEFTEPSPGYHGLVYHEALGNAAFIAKVRIEGLRDYGAALSPFNAFQIIQGLETLPVRVQKHSENGLALAQWLEKQEAVAWVNYPGLKSSKYYDLAQQYLPKGQNGLLTFGLKGGFEAAKKVADETKLFSLLANIGDTKSLIIHPSSTTHQQLSDAEQVATGVTKDLIRLSVGLEDIEDLKADLSAVFAELTVKV; encoded by the coding sequence ATGAGTTCAAATAAATTTGCTACTGATGCATTGCACGCAGGACACGATGTAACAAAACACGCAGGGACACGCGCAGTGCCTATTTATCAAACGACATCTTATGTTTTTAATAATTCAGAGCATGCCGCCAATTTATTTGGTCTTGCCGAATCAGGATTCATATATACTCGATTGAATAATCCAACCAATGACATTTTGGAGCAGCGTTTGGCAGCGTTAGAAGGTGGTATTGGAGCAGTAGTAACCGCATCTGGAACTGCGGCAATTGCAACATCATTATTAGTACTGCTAAAAACAGGAGACCATATTGTAGCTTCAAACAGTTTGTATGGCGGAACTTATAATTTATTGAGTGCAACATTGCCAAGACTGGGAATCACTACCACATTTGTTGATCCCTCAGATCCAGCAAATTTTACGAAAGCAGCAAAAGAAAATACTAGAGTATTCTTTGCGGAAAGTCTGGGAAATCCAAAATTAGACGTTCTTGATCTTAAAGCCATTTCGGCAGAAGCCAAATCATTTAAAGTTCCTTTCATTGTAGATAACACAGTTCCCTCTCCTTATTTATTAAATCCAATTGAGCATGGAGCCAATATTGTAATTCATTCCCTGACCAAATATATTGCTGGGAATGGTACTTCACTGGGAGGAGTGGTTATTGATGCAGGAACTTTTGATTGGAGCAGCGGTAAGTTTCCAGAGTTCACAGAACCATCGCCGGGATATCACGGATTAGTGTATCACGAGGCACTTGGAAACGCAGCGTTTATTGCAAAAGTAAGAATCGAAGGGCTGCGGGATTATGGAGCAGCGCTGAGTCCGTTTAATGCTTTTCAGATTATACAGGGATTAGAAACCCTGCCTGTTCGAGTCCAGAAGCACAGCGAAAACGGATTGGCTTTGGCGCAGTGGTTAGAAAAACAGGAAGCCGTGGCTTGGGTCAATTATCCTGGTTTGAAGTCAAGTAAATATTATGATTTAGCCCAGCAATATTTACCAAAAGGACAAAACGGTTTGCTGACATTTGGTTTAAAAGGAGGATTTGAAGCTGCCAAGAAAGTGGCTGATGAAACGAAATTATTTTCACTTTTAGCCAATATTGGAGACACCAAATCCTTGATTATCCATCCATCCAGTACAACGCATCAACAGTTGTCTGATGCAGAGCAGGTAGCCACAGGAGTTACCAAAGATTTGATTCGATTGTCAGTAGGACTGGAAGATATAGAAGATTTAAAAGCCGATTTATCAGCCGTTTTTGCAGAATTAACAGTAAAAGTATAA
- a CDS encoding O-acetylhomoserine aminocarboxypropyltransferase/cysteine synthase family protein, translating into MSTQNFATNALHAGHDVTKNGGTRAVPIYQTTSYVFNNSDHAANLFGLAEEGYIYTRLNNPTNDVLEKRLAVLEGGIGAVVTASGASAISTALLVLLKAGDHIVASSSLYGGTYNLLKVTLPRLGITTTFVDATDPENFTLAAKQNTRVFFVESLGNPKLDVLNLKSIAEEAKKFKVPFIVDNTVASPYLLNPIEHGADIVIHSLTKYISGNGTSLGGVIIDAGKFDWSNGKFPEFTEPSAGYHGLIYHQALGNAAFIAKARIEGLRDHGAALSPFNAFQIIQGLETLEVRIKRHSENALALAQWLEVQDEVAWVNYPGLKSSKYYVLVQKYLPKGQSGVVTFGLKAGFDAAKKVADNTKLFSILANIGDTKSLIIHPASTTHQQLTDEEQISTGVTKDLIRLSVGLEDIEDLKADLKAVFETIKAPQLA; encoded by the coding sequence ATGAGTACACAAAACTTTGCAACAAACGCATTACACGCAGGACACGATGTAACTAAAAATGGCGGAACCAGAGCAGTTCCAATTTATCAGACTACTTCGTATGTATTTAATAATTCAGATCATGCGGCCAATTTATTTGGTCTTGCAGAAGAGGGATATATTTATACCCGATTAAATAACCCGACAAATGACGTTCTAGAAAAGCGTTTGGCAGTTTTAGAAGGTGGCATTGGTGCTGTAGTTACAGCCTCGGGAGCATCAGCAATATCGACAGCTTTGTTAGTGTTGCTAAAAGCCGGAGACCACATTGTAGCTTCTAGCAGTTTATATGGCGGAACCTATAATTTATTGAAAGTAACATTACCAAGATTGGGGATTACCACAACTTTTGTAGATGCCACAGATCCTGAAAATTTCACTTTAGCAGCTAAACAAAATACGAGAGTATTCTTTGTAGAAAGTCTTGGAAATCCAAAACTCGATGTGCTAAATTTAAAATCAATTGCTGAAGAAGCTAAGAAATTCAAAGTTCCTTTTATAGTAGACAACACAGTCGCTTCCCCATATTTATTGAATCCAATTGAACATGGAGCAGATATTGTTATTCATTCTTTGACCAAATATATTTCAGGAAATGGAACTTCATTAGGCGGAGTAATCATTGATGCTGGAAAATTTGATTGGTCAAATGGAAAATTCCCGGAATTTACAGAGCCTTCCGCAGGATATCATGGTTTAATATATCATCAAGCGTTAGGAAACGCAGCTTTTATTGCAAAAGCACGCATCGAAGGGCTACGAGATCATGGAGCTGCATTGAGTCCTTTTAATGCTTTCCAAATCATACAAGGATTAGAAACTTTAGAAGTTCGTATTAAAAGGCACAGTGAAAACGCATTGGCACTAGCACAATGGCTTGAGGTTCAGGATGAGGTTGCTTGGGTAAATTATCCGGGCTTAAAATCGAGCAAATATTATGTTTTAGTTCAAAAATATTTGCCAAAAGGGCAAAGTGGCGTCGTAACTTTTGGTTTAAAAGCAGGTTTTGACGCAGCCAAAAAAGTGGCCGATAACACGAAGCTATTTTCCATCCTAGCTAATATCGGGGATACCAAATCCTTAATTATTCATCCTGCCAGCACCACACACCAACAGTTGACGGATGAGGAACAAATCTCAACAGGCGTTACCAAAGATTTAATTAGACTGTCCGTTGGACTTGAAGATATAGAGGATTTAAAAGCAGATTTAAAAGCTGTTTTTGAAACCATTAAAGCACCACAATTAGCTTGA